A genomic window from Pelagicoccus albus includes:
- a CDS encoding DUF3500 domain-containing protein produces the protein MHRIVLNLAAVLAVALPRELISAPALSIAPGSPHVVTVSGEEGENVVLEGSDDLSDGSWTALSTITLGDQPSIFTDDSGYLGDKRFYRAYTFTDESSQKATDIMDAVEAFLNLLSSSEQSTLLFDWDDDTQKTRWSNFPIGIVPRDGLRTGDMSDAQLQAMWNLLSVVLSEEGYEKTLNIVNGDNELSSGSNSQYGDHQYYIAFLGTPSAEDIWMLQFGGHHLAINVFIKGADGSLTPSLTATQPSSYTLDGETIRPMGDEVDKGLALMQSLSASQQSAATIGSSFIDLVLGPGEDGQMIAYEGVQVSTFSDEQKEALVDLAGEWIRILHSEAAENRLAEVRENLDSTYFAWSGPVSASSAAYFRIHGPTVFIEMSPQTMGGGGGLGHYHSIYRDPTNEYGEGL, from the coding sequence ATGCATCGTATCGTTTTAAACTTGGCGGCTGTCCTGGCAGTTGCCCTGCCGAGGGAGCTCATTTCAGCTCCTGCCCTCAGTATTGCGCCGGGTTCCCCCCATGTGGTGACCGTAAGTGGAGAGGAGGGAGAGAATGTTGTCCTGGAAGGTTCGGACGATCTGAGCGATGGGTCTTGGACGGCCTTATCGACCATCACTCTAGGGGATCAGCCGAGCATCTTTACCGACGATAGTGGCTACCTCGGGGATAAGCGCTTCTATCGAGCCTACACTTTCACGGATGAATCGAGCCAGAAAGCGACGGATATCATGGATGCGGTAGAAGCGTTCTTGAATTTGCTCAGCAGCTCGGAGCAGAGCACCCTTTTGTTTGACTGGGACGATGATACTCAGAAGACCCGTTGGTCAAATTTTCCAATCGGGATTGTTCCTAGAGACGGCCTACGGACCGGAGATATGTCAGACGCCCAACTCCAAGCGATGTGGAATTTGCTCTCTGTGGTCCTTAGCGAAGAGGGCTACGAGAAGACTTTGAACATAGTCAATGGGGATAATGAGCTGTCCTCTGGCTCGAATTCGCAATACGGCGACCATCAATACTACATCGCATTTCTCGGCACGCCTTCGGCAGAAGATATCTGGATGCTTCAATTCGGAGGTCATCACCTCGCAATTAATGTATTTATCAAAGGAGCGGATGGCTCACTGACGCCTTCCTTGACGGCTACTCAGCCTTCGAGCTACACGCTAGACGGAGAAACGATTCGTCCGATGGGCGATGAGGTGGACAAGGGACTTGCCTTGATGCAATCGCTCAGTGCTTCACAGCAGTCGGCAGCAACGATCGGATCCAGCTTTATCGACTTGGTCCTCGGGCCTGGGGAGGATGGGCAGATGATCGCATACGAAGGCGTGCAAGTATCTACGTTTTCGGATGAGCAAAAGGAGGCCCTTGTGGATCTTGCCGGAGAGTGGATTCGTATTTTGCATTCCGAAGCTGCTGAAAATCGCCTAGCGGAAGTTAGGGAAAATCTCGACTCCACATATTTTGCTTGGAGCGGTCCGGTGTCGGCTTCGAGCGCCGCTTATTTTAGGATCCACGGTCCGACTGTCTTCATCGAAATGTCTCCGCAGACGATGGGAGGCGGGGGTGGTTTGGGGCACTATCACTCGATTTATCGAGATCCAACAAATGAATACGGGGAGGGACTCTAA
- a CDS encoding ribonucleoside-diphosphate reductase subunit alpha, with product MINPNLQEDLALKRLITASREKSHGFNWQAGLADQDSQRTSINVVTHEGESTFDLSKIVDTIGNALANVLLSKNQTDVYNDANRSWVCSVARQVVDKLESKSAETLEARVGLGELYDVIENTLVDNNAYDVAKSMLINRQRQLVADKNIGLKNVRLIRRDRKVVPWKQEKIEIAVRRAFLSLEQNSDPAVEVAAAVTERVQKYAHAFIEIEEVQDIVQEELMRQGHFKVAAHYVLYREQRRAMREQEALQMANDTEQDSMVVVKKADGTTYFWDGIDLKKRIEFASIGLDLCLSADEIESELRRSVFDEISEADLEKTITLNARTLIEQDADFAKFAARIKLSYMYQETLGWDIVRDGIAAIKTFHQKKFKEYVRHGILIGRLNPDLKDYQIDKLARTLDPSADLDFDYLGIQTLYDRYLIIDKTNPKKQRRIETPQFFWMRVAMGLFIQEEDKDEKAKTLYRLYKSRRFCSSTPTLFNSGTKHSQLSSCYLYYVEDSIEGIMQRGIADNAYLSKWAGGLGGSWTAVRGTGSYIGGTNGESQGIIPFLKLHNDQLIAVNQGGKRRGSGCAYLETWHNDLYDFLELRKNTGDDRRRCHDMNTANWVPDLFMKRMEARQSWSFFRSSEVPDLHDAYGADFEAKYIAYEAKAAKGEIWTKEVPAIEVWKRMLSMIFETGHPWITFKDPCNVRSPQDHCGVVHSSNLCTEITLNTSQEETAVCNLGSIVLDQHLDKDGNIDHKKLRETVKTAIRALDNVIDINFYPTEAARLSNSRHRPIGLGIMGLQNCLYQRDTPFASQEAVEFNDEIMEAVAYYAIEASSDLAAERGTYQSYKGSKWDRGLLPQDTVDLLEQERGTEVDVPRGGKMDWTPVRKKIAKQGMRNSNVMAIAPTATISNITGTSPCIEPGYKNLFVKSNLSGEFIILNQHLVRDLKDRGLWDREMRDNLKYFDGELDEIENIPEDLKQKYKTAFSIDYSWLVLAAARRQKWIDQSQSVNLFLASPDMKTLSHMYRAAWRHGLKTTYYLRTLGASNIEKATVGAKKELRGIVGKKPTGPAEPEVCESCQ from the coding sequence ATGATAAATCCAAATCTTCAGGAAGACTTAGCTCTTAAACGTCTCATCACCGCTTCCCGTGAAAAATCTCACGGTTTCAATTGGCAGGCCGGCCTCGCCGACCAGGACAGTCAACGCACCTCCATCAACGTCGTGACCCACGAGGGCGAATCCACCTTCGACCTCTCCAAGATCGTCGACACCATCGGCAACGCCCTTGCCAACGTCCTTCTTTCCAAGAACCAGACCGATGTGTATAATGACGCCAATCGCAGCTGGGTTTGCTCCGTAGCTCGCCAAGTCGTCGACAAGCTAGAGTCCAAGTCGGCTGAAACTCTCGAAGCCCGTGTTGGTCTCGGGGAACTGTACGACGTCATCGAAAACACTCTCGTAGACAACAACGCCTACGACGTCGCCAAATCCATGCTCATCAACCGTCAGCGCCAGCTCGTCGCCGACAAAAACATAGGGCTAAAAAACGTGCGCCTCATCCGTCGTGACCGAAAAGTAGTGCCTTGGAAGCAAGAGAAGATCGAAATCGCCGTACGCCGCGCTTTCCTCTCCCTCGAGCAAAATTCCGACCCCGCTGTGGAAGTCGCCGCAGCAGTGACCGAGCGAGTCCAAAAATACGCCCACGCCTTCATCGAAATCGAAGAAGTTCAGGACATCGTCCAGGAAGAGCTCATGCGCCAAGGTCACTTCAAGGTGGCCGCCCACTACGTTCTCTACCGCGAGCAACGCCGGGCCATGCGCGAGCAGGAAGCCCTTCAGATGGCCAACGACACCGAGCAAGACTCCATGGTCGTGGTCAAAAAGGCCGACGGCACCACCTACTTCTGGGATGGCATCGACCTGAAGAAACGTATCGAGTTTGCCTCCATCGGCCTCGATCTCTGCCTCTCCGCTGACGAAATCGAATCCGAGCTCCGCCGCTCCGTCTTCGACGAGATCTCCGAAGCCGATCTCGAGAAGACCATCACCCTCAACGCTCGTACCCTCATCGAGCAAGACGCCGACTTCGCCAAGTTCGCCGCCCGCATCAAGCTCTCCTACATGTACCAGGAGACCCTTGGTTGGGACATCGTCCGCGACGGTATCGCCGCCATCAAGACCTTCCACCAAAAGAAGTTCAAGGAGTACGTCCGCCACGGCATCCTGATCGGCCGCCTCAATCCGGACCTCAAGGACTACCAGATCGACAAGCTCGCTCGCACTCTCGATCCCTCCGCCGACCTCGATTTCGACTACCTGGGAATTCAGACCCTTTACGATCGCTACCTCATCATCGACAAGACCAACCCGAAGAAGCAGCGTCGTATCGAGACGCCACAGTTCTTCTGGATGCGTGTCGCTATGGGACTCTTCATCCAAGAAGAGGACAAAGATGAGAAGGCCAAGACCCTCTACCGCCTCTACAAGTCACGCCGCTTCTGCAGCTCCACTCCGACTCTCTTCAACTCCGGCACCAAGCACAGCCAGCTCTCCAGCTGCTACTTGTACTACGTCGAAGACTCCATCGAAGGCATCATGCAACGCGGCATCGCCGACAACGCCTACCTCTCCAAGTGGGCAGGCGGCCTAGGCGGATCTTGGACCGCGGTTCGCGGCACCGGCTCCTACATCGGCGGAACCAACGGCGAATCCCAGGGCATCATCCCCTTCCTCAAGCTGCACAACGACCAGCTCATCGCGGTTAACCAAGGCGGTAAGCGTCGCGGCTCTGGCTGCGCCTATCTCGAAACTTGGCACAACGACCTCTACGACTTCCTAGAGCTTCGTAAGAACACCGGAGACGACCGTCGCCGTTGCCACGACATGAATACTGCCAACTGGGTACCCGACCTCTTCATGAAGCGTATGGAAGCCCGCCAGTCCTGGTCCTTCTTCCGCTCCTCCGAAGTACCCGACCTGCACGACGCCTACGGAGCGGACTTCGAAGCCAAGTACATCGCCTACGAAGCGAAGGCAGCCAAGGGCGAAATCTGGACCAAGGAAGTTCCCGCTATCGAAGTCTGGAAGCGCATGCTCTCCATGATCTTCGAGACCGGCCACCCATGGATCACCTTCAAGGACCCTTGCAACGTCCGCTCCCCGCAAGACCACTGCGGCGTCGTACACAGCTCCAATCTCTGTACCGAGATCACCCTCAACACTTCCCAAGAGGAAACCGCAGTCTGCAACCTCGGCTCCATCGTGCTCGACCAGCACTTGGACAAGGACGGCAACATCGACCACAAGAAGCTACGCGAAACCGTTAAGACCGCCATCCGAGCGCTCGACAACGTTATCGACATCAACTTCTACCCTACCGAAGCGGCCCGTCTCTCCAACTCCCGCCACCGCCCTATCGGCCTCGGCATCATGGGACTGCAGAACTGCCTCTACCAGCGCGACACGCCTTTCGCCTCGCAGGAAGCAGTCGAATTCAACGACGAGATCATGGAAGCTGTGGCCTACTACGCCATCGAAGCCTCCTCCGACCTCGCCGCCGAGCGCGGCACCTACCAGAGTTACAAAGGCTCCAAGTGGGATCGTGGCCTCCTCCCGCAAGACACCGTTGACCTGCTCGAGCAAGAGCGCGGGACCGAAGTCGACGTCCCACGCGGCGGCAAGATGGATTGGACTCCCGTCCGCAAGAAGATCGCCAAGCAAGGCATGCGCAACTCCAACGTCATGGCCATCGCACCGACCGCCACCATCTCGAATATCACCGGCACCAGCCCATGTATCGAGCCTGGCTACAAGAACCTCTTCGTTAAGAGCAACCTCTCCGGCGAGTTCATCATCCTCAACCAGCACCTCGTTCGCGACCTCAAGGACCGCGGACTCTGGGACCGCGAGATGCGCGACAACCTCAAGTACTTCGACGGCGAGCTCGACGAGATCGAAAACATCCCTGAAGACCTCAAGCAGAAGTACAAGACCGCCTTCTCCATCGACTACTCATGGTTGGTACTCGCAGCAGCCCGCCGCCAGAAGTGGATCGACCAAAGCCAGTCGGTGAACCTCTTCCTCGCTAGCCCGGACATGAAGACCCTGTCTCACATGTACCGCGCCGCTTGGAGACACGGCCTCAAGACCACCTACTACCTCCGCACCCTCGGCGCCTCGAATATCGAGAAAGCCACGGTCGGAGCAAAAAAGGAACTCCGAGGCATCGTCGGCAAAAAGCCCACCGGCCCCGCCGAACCCGAGGTCTGCGAAAGCTGCCAATAA
- the dcm gene encoding DNA (cytosine-5-)-methyltransferase codes for MIASPSFRFLDFCAGIGAGHAAAVKLGGECVGYSEIDPKAKRTYRMLHELDTLWEPLLDLGDLTKINPNDVPNFDVMLGGFPCQTFSIVGRREGFSDPRGQIIFALSDILAAKKPNYFVLENVKGLMSHNKGETLRQILTELESVGYNVDWKLVSSVDFGVPQMRERVYFVGVRKDLVNADFEFAFPEKAKRIKNLRSYLRSKDPKYAVSETGYAYLKKYLNNKYNKESKVTVDELKALPDFTMIDTRQSDLRIFKKIAPTLRSGRHGLLYAREGQLRKLSGLEGLALQGFDTKFQKRIQNVSDSDLLHQAGNAFTVDVVHSLLENLFQQAAFPAACA; via the coding sequence ATGATCGCATCCCCTTCATTTCGTTTCCTTGATTTTTGTGCCGGTATTGGAGCAGGTCACGCAGCAGCGGTAAAACTCGGGGGCGAGTGTGTAGGCTATTCAGAAATAGATCCGAAAGCGAAACGTACTTACAGAATGCTCCATGAGCTAGATACACTCTGGGAACCTCTGCTCGACCTAGGAGACCTCACCAAGATCAACCCAAATGACGTGCCAAACTTCGATGTAATGCTTGGAGGATTTCCCTGTCAGACCTTTTCAATAGTTGGCAGACGTGAAGGTTTCAGTGATCCACGTGGCCAAATAATCTTCGCCCTCAGCGATATCCTTGCAGCAAAGAAACCAAACTACTTCGTCCTTGAAAACGTCAAGGGCTTGATGAGCCACAACAAAGGCGAGACCCTACGCCAGATCTTAACTGAACTCGAATCCGTTGGGTACAATGTCGACTGGAAACTCGTTTCCTCTGTGGATTTCGGGGTACCCCAAATGCGTGAGCGTGTCTATTTCGTGGGTGTTCGGAAAGATCTAGTCAATGCGGACTTCGAGTTTGCATTCCCTGAAAAAGCCAAACGTATCAAGAATCTCCGCAGCTACCTAAGATCCAAAGACCCGAAATACGCGGTTTCCGAGACTGGTTACGCCTACCTTAAAAAGTATCTAAACAACAAATACAACAAGGAGTCGAAAGTCACAGTCGACGAACTAAAAGCGTTACCCGACTTCACAATGATTGATACGCGTCAATCAGACCTACGAATATTCAAAAAGATAGCTCCAACACTTCGCTCAGGACGACACGGTCTCCTATACGCAAGAGAAGGCCAACTAAGAAAACTATCCGGACTCGAAGGGTTAGCACTACAAGGATTTGATACGAAATTCCAAAAACGCATCCAAAACGTATCAGATTCAGACCTACTACATCAGGCAGGTAACGCATTCACTGTCGACGTTGTTCACTCATTACTGGAGAACTTGTTTCAGCAAGCAGCTTTTCCGGCAGCTTGTGCATGA
- a CDS encoding ribonucleotide-diphosphate reductase subunit beta: protein MQKTYTVGSKSFVLDQAKAEEAFKAKKIINGRETMTFNLLPLKYNWAYEIYKTMKANHWEPEDINMNKDIEQWKDESQVNDIERWIIRMGIGYFSAAEGIVGDNIIHVVRELVTAPELKLVLGRHAHEENVHADSLLYMISSLGINPHECEAMFEDIDSIVKKNEFVTRHSHSLRNDIDLTVTENKQKFAKNIFLFGQCMEGTQFYGMFGMILSLYRQNKFRGIGEMFRYTLRDESNHIELLRNLFMDLIEENPDVWTDEYKAELRGAMSEAIALEKDFIADCLPVDSIGLRKEDFLQYIDYIADRRLEGCGLDPLNPGVTNPLPWLAEMMDIKKEQNFFEGRVTEYQKASSLEIESDDDL from the coding sequence ATGCAAAAAACCTACACCGTCGGTTCTAAATCTTTCGTCCTCGATCAGGCCAAGGCAGAAGAAGCCTTTAAAGCCAAAAAGATCATCAATGGTCGCGAAACGATGACCTTCAATCTCCTGCCTTTGAAGTACAACTGGGCCTACGAGATCTACAAGACCATGAAGGCGAACCACTGGGAGCCGGAAGATATCAACATGAACAAGGATATCGAGCAGTGGAAGGACGAGAGCCAGGTCAACGACATCGAGCGCTGGATCATTCGCATGGGCATTGGCTACTTCTCCGCCGCGGAAGGCATCGTGGGTGACAACATTATCCACGTCGTTCGCGAGCTGGTTACCGCTCCTGAGCTCAAGCTGGTGCTCGGCCGTCACGCCCACGAGGAAAACGTACACGCCGACTCCCTTCTCTACATGATCTCCTCTCTCGGCATCAACCCGCACGAGTGCGAGGCCATGTTCGAGGATATCGACAGCATCGTTAAGAAGAACGAGTTCGTCACCCGCCACTCCCACTCCCTCCGCAACGACATCGACCTCACCGTCACCGAAAACAAGCAAAAGTTCGCCAAGAACATCTTCCTCTTCGGCCAATGTATGGAAGGCACCCAGTTCTACGGAATGTTCGGCATGATTCTCTCCCTCTACCGCCAGAACAAGTTCCGCGGCATAGGAGAAATGTTCCGCTACACCCTACGCGACGAGTCCAACCACATCGAACTCCTCCGCAACCTCTTCATGGACCTCATCGAAGAAAATCCAGACGTCTGGACCGACGAGTATAAGGCCGAGCTCCGCGGAGCCATGTCCGAAGCGATCGCCCTCGAAAAGGACTTCATCGCCGACTGCCTGCCTGTCGATTCCATCGGCCTGCGCAAAGAAGACTTTCTTCAGTACATCGACTACATTGCGGACCGTCGCCTAGAAGGCTGCGGACTCGATCCCCTCAACCCCGGCGTCACCAACCCGCTACCATGGCTCGCCGAGATGATGGACATCAAGAAGGAGCAAAACTTCTTCGAAGGCCGTGTAACCGAGTACCAGAAAGCCTCGTCACTCGAAATCGAGTCCGACGACGACCTCTAG
- a CDS encoding GMC oxidoreductase, which yields MAFRNNYANMVTERPQSHTRLIRDYDGSNPDFDFIIIGSGIGGGILADDLADRVGHDKRILVLETGSFLYPTHVYNISRIPNFSVANHFGADCFRPYPLPGHFIGGTPQMGFGGRSIFWSGLIPQAQDWEIDYFPQSVRDDFSASYFSLAGERMNESISLGSKAEELVQRFRSSSLNDDFVIEQTPRALHQPYLYPDGTPRDAFFDEPTGVFNTAELLINQVGLTPGAPQEGNGLFIKLNSFVEGVFDVPFGWHEVRTTNTLDGGQRSFYAPQVIVAAGSVESPKLINRSSAYQNFAEPVRQKVGFGLTDHPVSGESQAYVSSLGGGPAIPLTRHDHAKIIFYSRGLTDASGHIDLPFNVEMNINHEYWHLRNNDPSSLPAVDNFAKTRIDLKYSFANCLDDENGILSRWDDGYTPEIRFRRFSDLDHLLQNRFPKVAGWQKSPQDFFNLLNATRDRIFGLFNGLETLTGDYGGGFGQQWPFGWGTVHHACGTLRMPWKAARSESSFSDDSVVDENLQVRNAPGLYVCDMSVMPISTAANPVRSLAALSLRLSEHLA from the coding sequence GGCTTTCCGCAACAACTATGCGAATATGGTGACTGAGCGGCCTCAGTCCCATACCCGTTTGATTCGAGACTACGACGGATCGAATCCGGATTTCGATTTCATCATAATCGGCTCGGGGATCGGGGGCGGGATATTGGCGGACGACTTGGCCGATCGAGTGGGTCATGATAAGAGGATCTTGGTGCTGGAGACTGGATCTTTCCTCTACCCGACGCATGTCTACAATATTAGCCGGATACCAAACTTCTCGGTTGCTAATCATTTTGGAGCGGACTGCTTTAGGCCGTATCCATTGCCTGGGCACTTCATTGGAGGAACCCCTCAGATGGGGTTCGGAGGGCGTTCGATCTTCTGGTCCGGTTTGATTCCCCAGGCTCAGGATTGGGAGATCGACTACTTTCCGCAGTCTGTGAGGGACGACTTTTCCGCTAGCTATTTTTCCTTGGCCGGCGAGCGGATGAACGAGTCCATATCGCTCGGCTCCAAGGCGGAGGAGCTAGTACAGCGATTCCGTAGCAGTAGCCTGAACGATGATTTTGTAATCGAACAAACTCCGCGGGCTCTGCACCAGCCTTACCTGTATCCAGATGGAACACCGCGGGACGCCTTTTTCGACGAGCCAACAGGAGTCTTTAACACGGCGGAGCTTTTGATTAATCAAGTGGGTTTGACGCCGGGCGCTCCGCAGGAGGGCAACGGTCTTTTCATCAAGCTAAACTCTTTTGTCGAAGGCGTCTTCGATGTGCCTTTCGGTTGGCACGAAGTCCGCACCACTAACACCCTCGATGGCGGGCAAAGAAGTTTTTACGCTCCTCAGGTCATTGTTGCCGCAGGTTCCGTCGAGAGTCCCAAACTGATAAATCGTTCCTCTGCCTACCAGAATTTCGCCGAACCGGTGCGTCAGAAGGTCGGCTTCGGTCTGACTGACCATCCTGTAAGCGGGGAGTCGCAAGCTTACGTTTCATCCTTGGGTGGAGGGCCTGCGATACCTCTGACGCGACATGACCACGCCAAAATTATCTTCTACTCCCGGGGGCTTACGGATGCCAGCGGCCATATCGATTTGCCCTTTAACGTGGAGATGAATATCAATCACGAATATTGGCACTTGAGGAACAACGATCCATCCTCTCTCCCGGCAGTCGACAATTTTGCCAAGACGCGGATCGACTTAAAATACAGTTTCGCGAACTGTCTGGATGACGAAAACGGAATTCTATCGCGCTGGGATGATGGATACACCCCGGAGATTCGTTTCAGGCGTTTCTCGGACCTGGACCATCTTTTGCAGAACCGGTTCCCGAAGGTGGCTGGGTGGCAAAAGAGCCCGCAGGACTTTTTCAATCTTCTCAATGCGACGAGGGACCGCATTTTTGGCCTGTTCAATGGCCTCGAAACGCTTACCGGCGATTACGGGGGCGGTTTTGGCCAGCAGTGGCCCTTCGGTTGGGGCACGGTACACCACGCATGCGGAACCTTGCGGATGCCGTGGAAAGCGGCCCGCTCGGAGTCCAGTTTCAGCGATGATTCTGTGGTCGACGAAAACTTGCAGGTCCGGAACGCTCCGGGGCTCTACGTTTGCGATATGTCGGTTATGCCAATCAGCACGGCGGCGAACCCGGTTCGCTCCCTCGCCGCCCTTTCGCTGCGTTTGTCAGAGCACCTCGCTTGA